From a region of the Eriocheir sinensis breed Jianghai 21 chromosome 25, ASM2467909v1, whole genome shotgun sequence genome:
- the LOC127003518 gene encoding cytoplasmic protein NCK2-like isoform X4 yields the protein MTSAMNFLPDIKKRVKKGGGSRTLPSAGGTPTRGVDSPGGVRGSTPIDPSEAIGWAVVKYNYQAQQMDELSLVKGTRVLILEKSNDGWWRGHYNNLVGWFPSNYTTEEPAEEDHTYTMAENVLDVVVALYSFTAQNEHELSFTKGERMEVLDRPPSDPEWYRARNTQGQVGLIPKNYVQELHEVVDARTPRSREPSQTRQLPPPGPSNSAHPPATNGGAHNAETHLAQGMQGMNINAAAPTPPAPAMSVGNVSQDKGHFTTRDWYYGPITRAQCDDILNQRGHDGDFLIRDSETNVGDFSVSLKAAGRNKHFRVHVENGLYCIGQRKFQNLDQLVDHYQRSPIYTSQKGEKLYLIRPLPKP from the exons TATAAAGAAGCGTGtgaagaaaggaggggggagCCGCACCCTACCATCAGCCGGGGGGACGCCCACGAGGGGGGTGGACAGCCCTGGAGGGGTGCGCGGCAGTACGCCCATCGACCCCTCGGAGGCCATCGGCTGGGCGGTGGTCAAGTATAATTACCAGGCGCAGCAGATGGATGAGCTGTCCCTGGTGAAAG GCACTCGAGTCCTCATCCTGGAGAAGAGCAACGATGGGTGGTGGCGGGGTCACTACAACAACCTGGTGGGATGGTTCCCCTCCAACTACACCACGGAGGAGCCGGCGGAGGAGGACCACACCTACACCATGGCCGAGAATGTGCTGGACGTGGTGGTGGCGCTCTACTCCTTCACGGCACAGAACGAACACGAGTTGTCATTCACCAAGGGGGAGCGCATGGAGGTGCTGGACCGGCCGCCCTCGGACCCGGAGTGGTACAGGGCCAGGAACACGCAGGGACAG GTCGGGCTCATCCCAAAGAACTACGTGCAGGAGCTCCATGAGGTGGTGGACGCTCGCACCCCCAGGTCCCGGGAGCCCTCACAGACCCGGCAGCTTCCCCCGCCCGGCCCCAGCAACAGTGCACACCCCCCGGCCACCAATGGGGGCGCCCACAACGCTGAGACGCACTTGGCACAG GGTATGCAGGGGATGAACATCAACGCGGCAGCCCCCACCCCGCCCGCCCCGGCCATGTCCGTGGGTAACGTCTCGCAGGACAAAGGCCACTTCACCACCCGGGACTGGTACTACGGCCCCATCACGCGCGCCCAGTGTGACGACATCCTCAACCAGCGTGGCCATGATGGGGACTTCCTCATCAGGGACTCGGAAACAAAT GTTGGTGACTTCAGCGTGTCCTTGAAAGCCGCTGGGCGTAACAAGCACTTCCGAGTCCACGTGGAGAACGGCCTGTACTGCATTGGCCAGCGGAAATTCCAAAACCTGGACCAGCTTGTCGACCACTACCAGCGTTCACCTATCTACACCAGCCAGAAGGGGGAGAAGCTCTACCTGATCCGGCCGTTGCCCAAGCCATAA